CCTTAGTCTCCGAAAACACTACCAGGATATTAAAGAAAACTCTCCTTGTGAACATTGCGAATCttgtcaattttaatttttaatttttaagagtGGCAGTAAGAACTTGGTAATTGAAAACTAATGAATAGTGTGTTTATTTGACATCAGTAAGCTCAActtcccctcaaaaaaaaaaaaaaaaaaaaaaaagcttataagctcaactttttaagttttaacttttactgGTGAAAGTCTCGTGTGTTGCATGGCTTTAATCATGAATTATATATTTCTGAGAGGTCAATGCtggagagagagtttgagaaggAGATTGAGGCTCTCAAGGAGGCAGAAGGCAATAAGACTCCTGGGTCAGATGGGTTTACTATGGCTTTCTATCATAAATGCTAGAGTGTTTTAAAAGGGGATGTAATggcttttttcaaaaaatttcacagcCAGTGTGTTTTTGAGAGATTTCTTAATGCCACTTTTCTATGTTTGATCCCCAAGAAGATTAATGCAATAAATATTAAAGACTTTCGTCCTATTAGTCTTGTGGGCAACCTTTGTAAGCTTTTGGCTAAGGTGTTGGCTCATAGGCTACAAGGGGTtttggataaattgatatttgacTCTCAAAATTCCTTTGTGGAAGGGAGACAGGTTTTGGATTAGGTTCTAATTCCCAATGAATGCTTAGACAATAGGTTGAAAAGTGGTATTCTTGGTGTTATAATTAAGCTGGACATTGAGAAggcttatgatcatgtgaactgGAATGCACTATTTTACCTTATGGAAATGATGGGCTTTGGAGCAAGGTGGAGTAGGTGGATAAAGGTATGCATCTTTACAGTTAAATTCTCAGTTCTGGTTAATGGATCtcttgtgggttttttttggtagttcttGTGGTCTTCGCTAAGGGGATCTTTTGTCTCCGCTTTTATTTCTTATGGTTATGGAAGTGTTGAGTAGACTGTTGAAGAGGACAGAAAATGGTGGCCTTCTTTGTAGATTTCAAGCGGGGTCCCATAGGCATGGGGGTATCCATATCTCTCACCTTCTTTTTGCTGATGatactattttgttttgtgatgctTCTAGGGAACAATTATTATATGTGCGGATGGTGCTGATCTTCTTTGAAGCTATTACGGGCCTAAAAGTTAATGTAGGCAAGAGTGAGATTGTTCCTGTTGGCGATGTTGGGAATTTGAATAGTTTGGCTCGTACCTCGTGCTATAAGGTGGGCACTCTACCTATGAATATTTGGGAGGCACATTATAAGGATTCGTCAATTTGGGATCCTATTATAGAATAGATGGAGAAACGGCTAGCTAGATGGAAAAGACTTTATTTGTCGAAAGGAGGTAGGCTTACTTTGTTAAAAAGTACTCTATCGAGTCTTCCCACCTACTTTTTATCATTGGTTACTATCCCTCAGGCTGTGGCAGCAAGAATTGAAAGGATTTAgaggaatttcctttgggggGCCTCAGAGGATGTTTTTAAGTATCCTTCAGTTGCTTGGGATAAGGT
This portion of the Castanea sativa cultivar Marrone di Chiusa Pesio chromosome 7, ASM4071231v1 genome encodes:
- the LOC142644308 gene encoding uncharacterized protein LOC142644308, coding for MLEREFEKEIEALKEAEGNKTPGQCVFERFLNATFLCLIPKKINAINIKDFRPISLVGNLCKLLAKVLAHRLQGVLDKLIFDSQNSFVEGRQAYDHVNWNALFYLMEMMGFGARWSRWIKFLWSSLRGSFVSAFISYGYGSVEEQLLYVRMVLIFFEAITGLKVNVGKSEIVPVGDVGNLNSLARTSCYKVGTLPMNIWEAHYKDSSIWDPIIE